A region of the Candidatus Wallbacteria bacterium genome:
ATAGCTTGATACGACTATCTCATCCCTGCCGTCGCCATCAAGGTCCGCTGCCGCTACTCCACCCTGCGGCATATCAGTCAGAAGCACTTTTGTGCTGAATTTCCCCAGTCCGGTCTGTTCGAGCAGATAAATATTCGGATCTCCGTCTCCATCCACATCGAAAACTGTGACGCTGTTCGGAAACTTGATCTTTTCAGAGCCTGCCAGAATCCTGCTCTGCCAGGCTGACAAGCTTGCTCCGATGCGGATGTAAATGGTCAGATGGCCTGAACCGACCGGACTGGACCCTGAAAATGCCGAGACGATCAGTTCTTTTTTTCCATCCCCATCCAGATCCGCGATCGACACAAAAGCCGGTTTTTCAGGATTCTGATCAATTGCCTGGTATTCATAA
Encoded here:
- a CDS encoding VCBS repeat-containing protein; its protein translation is MRLRIITALLVLLNAGLLWAEPAVHPDYEYQAIDQNPEKPAFVSIADLDGDGKKELIVSAFSGSSPVGSGHLTIYIRIGASLSAWQSRILAGSEKIKFPNSVTVFDVDGDGDPNIYLLEQTGLGKFSTKVLLTDMPQGGVAAADLDGDGRDEIVVSSYEKNRLGILKKR